From Pleurocapsa sp. PCC 7319:
GTGATTTTTACCTCTGGGGCAACAGAAAGCATTAACTTAGCTATTCAAGGAACTATATTTAAGCATATTGATAACAAAAATCAACCTTGCATTGCTTTCTCCCCACTGGAACACAAAGCAGTATTAGATACCTGTCAGGCGATCTCCAAAAAAAGACTAGCCAATCTTATTTTTTTTCAAGTTGACTCCTTTGGGAGATTAGACCTTGAACATCTCGAACAAGTTTGTAAACAAGGGCTTTCATTGCTATGTGTGATGGCAGCTAACAACGAAATCGGCAATATTTACCCAGTTCGAGAAATTGGTGAGATAGCTCAAAAATATCAGATTCCTTTTCTTTGTGATGCTTCCCAAGCAGTAGGAAAAATACCAATCGATTTTGAACAGTGGGGAATAACTTATCTAGCCATCTCTGGTCATAAATTCTATGCACCCAAAGGAGTTGGAGGATTAATTGTTAGAAAAGGACATCATCTAGAACCGATTATCTTTGGTGGTGGTCATCAAAAAGGATTGCGATCGGGAACGCTTAATGTTCCTGGGATTGTTGGTTTAGGAGAAGCTTGTCGATTAAGACAATTAGAAATGGAAAAAGATGAACAGGCGATCGCCACACTTCGAGATAAATTACAGAAGTTGCTACAAGACAAAATACCTAACTTAATTGTCAACGGAGATATTAATTCACGACTAGCAGGCAACCTCCATATTTCCATTCCTGGGATTCCTAATAGTGCCATTATTGCTAGAGTACCTAACCAATTAGCAATTTCTACTGGTTCTGCCTGTTCTTCTGGAGTAGCAGCACCATCTCATGTTCTGCGAGCCATGAATTTATCCGATGACGAGATCGAAGGCTCACTAAGAATCGGACTAGGCAAATTTACCACTGACAAAGAGATAGAAACATCAGCAGAAATTCTTTCTCATGTAGTCGATTTAATCTTGCAATCAATGGTAATTTGACTATTTTGTTCCCTCTCGCTTTTTTGCTTAATTTATTTAAATTTGCTTTGTCCACGATTAATTCATTAAAGCAGAAATTTTAAATCTTGCTAGGCAATTAAGGCATTTGGAAATTAGCTTTAACTTGTGTCGATCATATTTATAAAAAGAGCAATCGTGCTATTCTTGAATT
This genomic window contains:
- a CDS encoding cysteine desulfurase family protein, which codes for MTTTFGNASSTDHIYGDEAAKALSKARCQVAELVGASSKEVIFTSGATESINLAIQGTIFKHIDNKNQPCIAFSPLEHKAVLDTCQAISKKRLANLIFFQVDSFGRLDLEHLEQVCKQGLSLLCVMAANNEIGNIYPVREIGEIAQKYQIPFLCDASQAVGKIPIDFEQWGITYLAISGHKFYAPKGVGGLIVRKGHHLEPIIFGGGHQKGLRSGTLNVPGIVGLGEACRLRQLEMEKDEQAIATLRDKLQKLLQDKIPNLIVNGDINSRLAGNLHISIPGIPNSAIIARVPNQLAISTGSACSSGVAAPSHVLRAMNLSDDEIEGSLRIGLGKFTTDKEIETSAEILSHVVDLILQSMVI